In one window of Spartinivicinus marinus DNA:
- a CDS encoding contractile injection system tape measure protein, whose amino-acid sequence MICQAYDKQYLPKISDQTIEIKELTINLGELNIATLKSSLETALSNAFKQFFEKLDSEIKEGKAYKVNNHEKLSNNGRQIIDKRGYPVKNQKSPITLSSTLPKPLLKKLRSLLHSVISRSMTEEVDAIVGEFVAKTSEVKMRLNADDFLALIKLNWQQNYHQILPDSVNKLLQEWSESYIISLYNQPVIDKTQESATKKLSAKGDKGKPVTSVNFKNGNNEFIKWLRKAYNEKLGSLITTVQNDSNRLLIKPADSQAINYKPAKQKIINNVDSTNNNRVYQPFTNTVYNKLIKQLDEVTCFINKIITGLEKGDFRSDKAKTFNLVQDELCELINRFTSSNYNEALSKIAPIQWPKLRQTLNWLVKDKNVINADALKNGILNLNNRLKELKQQVVIHSSDSPGFNDIEQPQSPHPQTASMDIDNYQKQFDQLINSFDQYIQVSMADVGSSNIQETNIVDLYKAFLYRFERLFGYPLPPQWLQHLQLMIKVSDQNNNEYYIANTTDSKNNQQTVERTDKQSEQNPDNNTAIVNISNQLSNKLNTTGKLTNQPYQVFKQASKQSFSSQKPSNPGLQMLKDLHRSITGELQANISADQSHPMISEYQIENAGVVLLTPWFSSLFNKLGWLKNAQFFINDNEEYTACLGVNLLNRLNLNPDANGFTNPLHQILCGLGVEETIDMLELPEQAEAELVHLQQAVIAHWQHFNQATITSLQQLFIRRPGVLTSIESGWVLTVPRENQDVLLQHLPWSFNTVKLPWMNSVLTVHWSKTL is encoded by the coding sequence ATGATTTGCCAAGCATACGATAAACAATATCTGCCTAAAATATCTGATCAGACTATTGAAATTAAAGAATTAACCATTAACTTGGGTGAACTCAATATTGCTACGTTAAAAAGCTCATTAGAAACAGCATTGTCAAATGCATTTAAGCAATTCTTTGAAAAATTAGATAGTGAAATAAAAGAAGGTAAGGCTTATAAAGTCAATAACCATGAGAAGTTATCTAATAATGGTAGACAAATTATTGATAAGCGTGGCTATCCAGTTAAAAATCAGAAAAGCCCTATTACGCTGTCTTCCACTTTGCCTAAACCACTATTGAAAAAGCTTCGCTCTCTGCTTCATAGTGTTATTAGTAGAAGTATGACTGAAGAAGTAGATGCTATTGTCGGTGAGTTTGTTGCTAAAACTAGTGAAGTTAAAATGAGATTAAATGCCGATGATTTTCTAGCATTAATTAAGTTGAACTGGCAACAAAACTATCACCAAATACTTCCAGATTCTGTAAACAAACTGTTACAGGAGTGGTCTGAAAGCTATATAATCAGTTTATATAATCAACCTGTTATAGATAAAACCCAAGAATCAGCCACAAAAAAATTATCTGCTAAGGGAGACAAGGGCAAACCAGTTACCAGTGTAAATTTTAAAAACGGCAATAATGAATTTATCAAATGGTTAAGGAAAGCTTACAACGAGAAGCTGGGTAGCCTGATAACAACTGTTCAAAACGATAGTAACAGGTTACTTATTAAGCCCGCAGACTCTCAAGCAATTAATTACAAACCGGCCAAGCAGAAAATTATTAACAATGTAGACTCAACCAATAACAATAGGGTTTACCAACCATTCACAAATACTGTTTACAATAAGTTGATAAAACAACTTGATGAAGTGACATGCTTTATAAATAAGATAATAACAGGGCTTGAAAAGGGTGACTTTAGATCAGATAAGGCGAAAACTTTTAATTTAGTACAAGATGAACTTTGTGAGTTAATTAATCGCTTTACTAGTAGTAACTACAACGAAGCTCTTAGCAAAATAGCACCAATACAATGGCCAAAGCTACGACAAACGTTGAATTGGCTGGTTAAAGATAAGAATGTTATTAATGCTGATGCTTTAAAAAATGGAATACTGAATCTCAATAACCGGCTAAAAGAATTAAAACAACAAGTAGTGATTCATTCAAGTGATTCCCCCGGTTTTAACGACATCGAGCAACCACAAAGTCCACATCCTCAAACTGCTTCAATGGATATTGACAATTACCAGAAACAGTTTGATCAACTAATCAATAGCTTTGATCAATATATACAGGTTTCTATGGCTGATGTGGGTAGTTCAAATATACAAGAAACTAACATAGTAGACCTATATAAAGCATTTTTATACCGTTTCGAAAGACTGTTTGGTTATCCCTTGCCACCTCAATGGCTCCAACACTTACAGTTAATGATAAAAGTAAGTGATCAAAATAATAATGAGTATTATATTGCGAACACCACCGATAGTAAAAATAATCAACAGACTGTAGAGCGTACAGATAAACAATCAGAACAGAATCCAGATAACAATACAGCAATCGTTAATATTTCTAATCAGCTCAGTAATAAGCTAAATACAACAGGTAAGTTAACTAATCAACCCTATCAAGTATTCAAGCAGGCAAGTAAACAATCTTTTTCTAGTCAAAAGCCATCAAACCCTGGGTTACAGATGTTAAAAGATCTCCATCGATCTATCACAGGCGAGTTACAGGCCAATATTAGTGCGGATCAGTCTCATCCAATGATTAGTGAATATCAAATTGAAAATGCTGGCGTCGTGTTATTAACCCCGTGGTTTTCCTCACTTTTTAACAAACTAGGTTGGTTGAAGAATGCTCAGTTTTTTATTAATGATAATGAAGAGTATACGGCATGCCTGGGAGTTAATTTACTCAATAGGCTTAACCTGAATCCTGATGCTAATGGGTTCACTAACCCTCTACACCAAATCTTGTGTGGGCTTGGGGTTGAGGAAACTATAGATATGCTTGAACTACCCGAACAGGCCGAAGCTGAACTGGTTCATTTACAACAAGCAGTGATAGCTCATTGGCAACACTTTAATCAGGCAACCATTACTAGTTTGCAACAGTTGTTTATTCGTCGGCCTGGGGTATTAACCTCTATTGAGTCGGGTTGGGTGTTAACTGTGCCTAGAGAAAATCAAGATGTATTATTACAACATCTCCCTTGGTCATTTAATACGGTTAAACTTCCATGGATGAACTCAGTCTTGACGGTGCATTGGAGTAAAACCCTGTGA
- a CDS encoding GPW/gp25 family protein encodes MINHLESFLGSGWSMPPLFQLQSSSYKTGEQEVALATMSGEEKIAESIYTIINTQPGTFITRPDFGCDLSQYVFEKLNRSTLNAIERTVADSLLYYESRIIVEDTILSIEDAIIGKLQINVAYQIIQTNSRYNQVFPYYLNEALQPAISI; translated from the coding sequence ATGATAAATCATTTAGAAAGCTTTCTCGGTTCCGGCTGGTCAATGCCGCCGTTATTTCAGTTACAGTCCAGTAGCTATAAAACAGGTGAGCAAGAAGTTGCTTTAGCAACTATGTCTGGGGAAGAAAAAATAGCGGAGTCAATTTACACAATAATTAATACCCAACCGGGTACCTTTATTACTCGTCCTGATTTTGGTTGTGATTTAAGCCAGTATGTATTTGAAAAGCTTAATCGGTCTACCTTGAATGCCATTGAAAGAACCGTAGCAGACTCTCTGTTATACTATGAGTCAAGAATAATCGTAGAAGATACTATTTTATCAATTGAAGATGCCATAATAGGTAAATTACAGATTAATGTGGCGTATCAAATTATTCAAACCAACAGCCGCTATAACCAGGTATTTCCATACTACTTAAATGAGGCACTTCAGCCTGCAATATCAATTTAA
- a CDS encoding phage baseplate assembly protein V: protein MSSSITYFTVFVDGKQTASNFSLVQFEVCKSVNKIARAELLFKNIDFSSYQYNTLDQDEFKAGKTLEIKEMNDGKAGAILFKGNIVKYRFKSDEEGGAHYIIVKDLAFLMCHHDRIATYHQLTDLDVFNQLLADYQSKGLTVKVNATSADVFKHQQLIHYHTDDWQFLLERCGATGLALWSDNNELTISKLKWPAPAANEAGKLKLGISSIVAFDLTYNPEWGAGQFQTQALDGSKQRANQAPLLTPPSLAQDIKLTAQQSPLSQIATELGYSIHQSLGTTFAELGEPQVWANAIATQHALKLITGSITLKGTSAIKLQDSIELDGFSKVFNGTHWVTGVTHRVDQQGWATQLQIGLPNPMWQTTNNKEQYNNRTGQVPGLQLGIVKAIIGLDVKVALPAMGVPNNEQIITARLCHPEAGKNHGFIVRPEVDDEVLVGFLNQDPKQPVVLGGLLADQQGAKPEDVSKQYQQMQIQRGLLGTPTGELSIATNKNQALKLNPQGIAVTTDKKITLDADANIAMKAKQNITVNADSNVAIESKANLKAKGNPTEIGDQSVVTNVKGQTVNIN, encoded by the coding sequence ATGAGTTCGTCAATCACTTACTTTACAGTATTTGTAGATGGTAAACAGACAGCCAGTAATTTTTCATTGGTACAGTTTGAAGTCTGTAAATCGGTGAATAAAATAGCCAGAGCAGAACTATTATTTAAAAATATTGATTTTAGCAGTTACCAATATAATACATTAGATCAAGATGAATTCAAGGCGGGTAAAACATTAGAAATTAAGGAAATGAATGATGGTAAGGCGGGTGCGATACTATTCAAGGGTAACATTGTTAAGTACCGTTTTAAAAGCGATGAAGAAGGCGGCGCTCATTATATAATCGTCAAAGACCTTGCTTTTTTAATGTGCCATCATGACCGTATTGCAACATACCATCAACTCACAGACCTTGATGTTTTTAATCAATTACTGGCTGACTATCAATCGAAAGGGCTTACAGTTAAAGTAAATGCAACTAGTGCAGACGTTTTTAAGCATCAACAACTAATACACTACCATACCGATGATTGGCAGTTTTTATTAGAACGCTGTGGAGCAACCGGGTTAGCACTTTGGTCTGATAATAATGAATTAACGATTAGTAAATTAAAATGGCCAGCACCTGCGGCTAATGAGGCTGGAAAACTAAAACTTGGGATAAGCTCGATTGTTGCTTTTGATTTAACTTATAACCCCGAATGGGGAGCAGGTCAGTTTCAAACCCAGGCGCTTGATGGCAGTAAACAACGAGCGAATCAAGCGCCATTATTAACACCGCCCTCTCTTGCCCAAGATATTAAGTTAACTGCACAGCAGTCTCCCTTAAGTCAAATAGCCACTGAGTTGGGCTATAGTATACACCAGTCCCTGGGAACAACCTTTGCCGAATTAGGCGAGCCTCAAGTGTGGGCCAATGCTATTGCAACACAACATGCATTAAAACTAATTACAGGTTCTATAACCCTTAAAGGCACTAGTGCTATTAAACTACAAGATAGTATTGAGTTGGATGGGTTTTCAAAGGTATTTAATGGGACACATTGGGTAACAGGGGTCACCCATCGAGTAGACCAACAGGGTTGGGCAACCCAGTTGCAAATTGGCTTACCCAATCCTATGTGGCAAACAACAAATAATAAAGAACAATACAACAACCGTACAGGGCAAGTACCTGGTTTACAACTGGGTATTGTGAAGGCAATAATTGGTCTCGACGTTAAAGTGGCACTGCCTGCCATGGGGGTACCCAATAATGAACAAATTATTACTGCACGCTTATGTCATCCCGAAGCAGGAAAAAACCACGGATTTATTGTACGACCGGAGGTTGATGACGAGGTATTGGTAGGGTTTTTAAACCAAGACCCAAAGCAACCAGTGGTTTTAGGTGGGCTTTTAGCAGACCAGCAAGGGGCAAAACCAGAGGATGTCAGTAAGCAATATCAACAAATGCAAATACAACGGGGACTGTTAGGTACACCCACTGGTGAGTTATCTATCGCAACTAATAAAAATCAAGCATTAAAATTAAACCCACAGGGCATTGCTGTCACAACAGATAAAAAAATCACATTAGATGCCGATGCTAATATTGCTATGAAAGCAAAACAAAATATTACTGTTAATGCAGATAGTAATGTAGCTATAGAGTCTAAAGCTAATCTCAAAGCCAAAGGTAATCCAACTGAAATCGGTGACCAAAGTGTTGTTACTAATGTAAAAGGACAGACTGTTAATATCAACTAA
- a CDS encoding CIS tube protein: MSENRTEKLTIEAFEDIDRKKGLRSFELKINPIKFIFSIKNNYTVDNAIGSSGSQMRFLHGRNRQLSLQLKLDGTGTKEDEPIAKQVDSFINITQSMVGKIHQPPFLNISWGDIKEFFCRLDNASIDYTAFDTKGVPIAANIDCSFTEDLSEAKRSAQDKKSSPDLTHLHVVASKENLPMIAKKYYGSTRFYMQLAKVNKLNNATNLTTGSRIVIPPLSVVD, translated from the coding sequence GTGAGTGAGAATCGCACAGAAAAGCTGACTATTGAAGCGTTTGAGGATATTGATAGGAAAAAAGGACTTAGAAGTTTTGAGTTAAAAATTAACCCCATTAAATTTATCTTTTCGATAAAAAATAATTATACAGTTGATAATGCAATTGGTAGTTCAGGCAGTCAGATGAGATTTCTACATGGTAGAAATAGACAGTTGAGTTTACAATTAAAGCTTGATGGTACAGGAACTAAAGAAGATGAACCAATTGCAAAGCAAGTAGATAGTTTTATAAATATAACTCAAAGTATGGTTGGGAAAATACATCAACCTCCTTTTTTAAATATAAGTTGGGGAGACATAAAGGAGTTCTTTTGTCGATTGGATAATGCTTCTATTGATTATACCGCTTTTGATACAAAAGGGGTTCCTATCGCAGCAAACATTGATTGTAGTTTTACAGAAGATTTATCGGAGGCAAAACGAAGTGCTCAGGATAAGAAAAGTTCCCCTGATCTAACTCACCTTCATGTCGTTGCATCAAAAGAAAATTTACCTATGATAGCCAAAAAATATTATGGAAGTACTCGGTTTTATATGCAACTGGCTAAAGTCAATAAACTAAATAATGCGACCAATCTGACTACAGGTAGTCGAATTGTCATTCCACCCTTATCAGTTGTGGACTAG
- a CDS encoding phage tail protein, with amino-acid sequence MSTSLGISQENIFGALIPAEYKFSVVFMDDPLSTIFVKKVSGLSASIETEKIEGAGYAKEQLSLPVKIKYGDIKVEQALLSLLQFEKLINWSDPKVNKSMDILISAYNFTYLPIKNWLVYGAMSIDWSLSDFDAESNNLVMETITFSYADIEPIGV; translated from the coding sequence ATGAGTACTAGCTTGGGTATTTCTCAGGAAAATATATTTGGAGCGTTAATACCAGCAGAGTATAAATTCTCTGTTGTATTTATGGATGATCCATTATCTACAATTTTTGTGAAAAAAGTTTCAGGACTATCAGCCAGTATTGAGACAGAGAAAATAGAAGGTGCTGGTTATGCAAAAGAACAGCTTAGCCTTCCAGTAAAAATAAAATATGGTGATATTAAAGTAGAGCAAGCTCTGTTGTCATTATTGCAATTTGAAAAATTGATCAATTGGAGTGATCCTAAAGTAAATAAGTCAATGGATATTTTAATTTCGGCATACAATTTTACTTATTTGCCAATAAAAAATTGGCTGGTATATGGTGCTATGTCGATTGACTGGTCATTATCAGATTTTGATGCTGAAAGTAATAACTTAGTTATGGAAACGATTACGTTTTCATATGCAGATATAGAGCCTATTGGAGTATAG
- a CDS encoding phage tail protein has product MADTTKDVKESYPLPAFQYIVDIPDMDEMYFSEASGMSVEYETITYKHGMSFITGPQIYPGQISQPTISLKKGVITKGSQLYDWVNNNAINGGIRKDVRISLVDSEGNPVVSWAADNALPTKLEAPSLSADSSDAAVETLELICKKISVEYH; this is encoded by the coding sequence ATGGCAGACACAACCAAAGATGTTAAAGAAAGTTACCCATTACCAGCCTTTCAGTATATTGTCGATATACCTGATATGGATGAAATGTATTTTTCCGAAGCATCAGGAATGAGCGTTGAGTATGAAACCATTACCTATAAACATGGAATGAGTTTTATCACTGGACCTCAGATTTATCCTGGGCAGATTAGCCAACCAACAATATCTCTCAAGAAAGGAGTAATAACTAAGGGTAGTCAGCTGTATGACTGGGTCAATAATAATGCAATTAACGGAGGAATTAGGAAAGATGTTAGGATTTCTTTGGTCGACAGTGAAGGTAATCCAGTGGTTAGTTGGGCAGCTGATAATGCATTACCAACCAAGCTGGAAGCACCGTCTTTAAGTGCTGACTCTTCTGATGCAGCAGTAGAGACCTTAGAGCTTATCTGTAAAAAAATCAGTGTAGAATATCATTAA
- a CDS encoding phage tail sheath family protein, whose product MSQYKTPGVYVKEKSAFGLSIGLDSTAVPVFIGYTQKNNGEIIAVNNLSEFTEMFGGPLLVSGTYAENDSSFKMNQDYSSKHSQLLPKFFLYYAIEHYFSNGGGKCYIASINEQKVPLPEDDINTAVINKDHFNKVLEKLDTLEEATLVLAPEAIQLAPLATDTAGSWDDYKGVCSKLLQEGHDSAGRNGTRSRLAVLDAMPEESATGSISFTNFEAAISQNEHRSYGTAYYPFLKTNIPLALDESKVEVTDTHTLSIVENNSHASHLETETLISSTDPVYLDSLKTTNPAKYAKIRQSLGQQVRIVLPPSAAVVGVYARTDASRGVWKAPANTPLLDVSEPVRVVTDSAQEKLNAPNSGKAINVIRSFTGKGILVWGARTLNADSLDWRYINVRRLFLAVEDTCRSAAHQFVFEPNDQVTWLKVKAMIDSLLNKMWKQGALVGLTQDEAYQISIGLGSTMTGNDILEGMMKITVKMAPSRPAEFIEFTFTQMMQTS is encoded by the coding sequence ATGAGTCAGTATAAAACACCGGGTGTTTATGTAAAAGAAAAAAGTGCGTTTGGGTTAAGTATTGGGCTTGATAGTACAGCCGTGCCAGTATTTATAGGCTACACACAAAAAAATAATGGTGAAATAATCGCTGTTAATAATTTATCTGAGTTTACAGAGATGTTTGGCGGCCCCTTGTTAGTAAGTGGCACCTATGCAGAAAATGATAGTAGTTTTAAAATGAATCAAGACTATAGTAGTAAACATAGTCAGCTACTGCCAAAGTTCTTCCTTTACTATGCCATTGAACATTACTTTAGTAATGGTGGTGGTAAATGTTATATTGCATCTATTAACGAACAAAAAGTACCCTTACCAGAGGATGATATAAATACGGCAGTAATAAACAAAGATCATTTTAATAAAGTGCTAGAAAAGCTTGATACGCTTGAAGAAGCGACTTTGGTATTAGCGCCTGAAGCAATACAATTAGCGCCTTTGGCTACAGATACAGCAGGTTCATGGGATGATTATAAAGGAGTCTGCTCGAAACTATTGCAAGAAGGTCACGATTCTGCTGGTCGAAATGGTACACGAAGTCGATTAGCTGTATTAGATGCAATGCCAGAAGAAAGTGCAACAGGAAGCATTAGTTTTACCAACTTTGAAGCGGCAATTAGCCAAAACGAACATCGTAGTTATGGTACAGCTTATTATCCCTTTTTAAAAACAAATATTCCTTTGGCGCTAGATGAATCAAAAGTTGAAGTTACAGATACTCATACGTTATCTATTGTAGAAAACAATAGTCATGCAAGCCATTTAGAAACAGAGACATTGATTAGTAGTACAGACCCTGTTTATCTTGATAGCCTAAAAACAACTAACCCGGCAAAATATGCCAAAATTAGACAAAGTCTTGGTCAACAGGTACGTATTGTATTACCCCCATCAGCAGCAGTCGTGGGTGTATATGCACGTACTGACGCTTCACGCGGTGTTTGGAAAGCCCCAGCAAATACTCCATTGTTGGATGTATCTGAGCCTGTAAGAGTAGTAACAGACAGTGCTCAAGAAAAATTAAATGCACCGAATAGTGGTAAAGCAATTAATGTAATTCGTAGCTTTACAGGCAAAGGAATATTAGTTTGGGGGGCTCGAACCTTAAATGCAGATAGCTTAGACTGGCGCTATATCAACGTAAGGCGTTTATTTTTAGCTGTGGAAGACACCTGCCGGTCAGCAGCTCATCAGTTTGTATTTGAACCCAATGATCAAGTCACTTGGTTAAAAGTCAAGGCGATGATTGATTCACTGCTAAATAAAATGTGGAAGCAAGGTGCACTTGTAGGATTAACCCAAGATGAAGCCTATCAAATTAGTATAGGGCTAGGGTCTACAATGACTGGAAATGATATCTTAGAAGGAATGATGAAAATTACGGTTAAAATGGCCCCTAGCCGACCTGCAGAGTTTATTGAATTTACTTTTACACAAATGATGCAAACCAGTTAA
- a CDS encoding DUF4255 domain-containing protein — translation MMLSKSVELFTSVLTEYLKDELGGVATQVVTHPKNENNELKIENNALTVCLINTEEENVLRNNNRYKQVDTKLIKKYRDVRLRIYLAVLSKHDNYLQALKMLSLVITCFQKNHIIQSDESSLDKIKLELDLVTMDFTRQNDIWNALRISYIPSILYRATLIVYEQLSTVELDKLVSADISVERK, via the coding sequence ATGATGTTGTCAAAGTCAGTTGAATTGTTTACCTCTGTCTTGACAGAGTATCTTAAAGATGAGTTAGGTGGTGTTGCTACACAAGTTGTTACCCATCCAAAAAATGAAAACAATGAACTTAAAATTGAAAATAATGCATTAACTGTTTGCTTGATTAATACGGAGGAAGAAAATGTATTAAGAAACAATAATCGATATAAGCAGGTTGATACGAAGCTAATAAAAAAATATAGGGATGTCCGCTTGCGTATTTATCTGGCAGTTTTGTCAAAGCATGATAATTATTTACAAGCTTTAAAAATGCTATCTCTAGTAATAACATGCTTTCAAAAAAATCATATCATTCAATCTGATGAGAGCAGCTTAGATAAAATAAAACTTGAGCTTGATCTGGTGACAATGGACTTTACAAGGCAGAACGATATCTGGAATGCACTTAGGATAAGCTATATTCCTTCCATTCTTTATCGTGCAACCTTAATTGTATATGAGCAACTCAGTACAGTTGAACTAGATAAACTAGTTAGTGCAGATATCAGTGTAGAAAGAAAATAA
- a CDS encoding UpxY family transcription antiterminator: MDHNNKRNWYAVYTRANCEAKLAVGLTDRNVEAFYPATEETRFWSDRKKKSKVPVFPSYIFVYINHDEFYQVKTTPGFSHFVSLKNEPTVIPESQISAVKQLMHSNYQWQAKTKTLSKGTPIEITEGPLQGYMGVLVADATQNNVAIEIPALCKAMVFTLKQYQFKPVWTG; the protein is encoded by the coding sequence ATGGATCATAATAATAAGCGCAATTGGTATGCAGTTTACACCCGAGCCAACTGTGAAGCGAAGCTGGCGGTAGGGTTAACGGACAGAAACGTTGAAGCTTTTTACCCAGCTACAGAAGAAACCCGGTTTTGGAGTGACCGCAAAAAAAAGAGTAAAGTGCCTGTTTTTCCGTCCTATATTTTTGTGTACATCAATCATGACGAATTTTACCAAGTAAAAACAACGCCTGGATTCTCTCATTTTGTTAGCTTAAAAAATGAGCCCACGGTTATTCCTGAAAGCCAGATCAGTGCCGTTAAACAACTCATGCACTCAAACTACCAATGGCAGGCAAAGACGAAAACGTTAAGTAAAGGCACACCCATTGAAATTACTGAAGGGCCCTTGCAAGGATATATGGGCGTATTAGTCGCCGATGCAACACAAAATAATGTGGCTATTGAAATTCCTGCTTTATGTAAAGCGATGGTGTTTACCTTAAAACAATACCAATTCAAACCAGTGTGGACAGGCTAA
- a CDS encoding helix-turn-helix domain-containing protein gives MERNIISELTIDNIGDVCRRLRKQQNMSQEEVAIGIGVAISTIERIENKKVIPRLDSLVNILKILNCEMLLSSINLLNDS, from the coding sequence ATGGAACGGAATATAATCTCTGAGTTAACTATAGACAATATTGGTGATGTATGTAGGCGACTAAGAAAGCAGCAGAACATGTCACAAGAAGAGGTAGCCATTGGAATTGGTGTTGCAATCTCTACCATTGAGCGAATAGAAAATAAAAAGGTTATTCCCCGATTGGATTCATTAGTAAATATTTTGAAAATTCTTAATTGTGAGATGTTGTTATCAAGTATAAATTTACTAAATGATAGTTGA
- the nhaR gene encoding transcriptional activator NhaR produces the protein MPNTLNYKHLYYFWVIAREGSLASASKTLNLAPQTLSGQLATLEESLGGLLFNRQGRQLTLTYLGKTVLRYADQMFQVAEELKQVSAMVTSRRSIQLSVGICTSIHKLVAYQLLEPALSLDQEVALTCKSGSLDYLMQQLESHHLDVVLGDQLPPAKSDRLMHWYELGQSTISIFAASALAERLRDNFPLSLDKQPILAATFNSPYFQQLMQWLGQQGVKPIIRAEVDDSALIKVFGANGLGAFAAPTVITDEVCRQYQVELVANIDAIQEKLFAITRNRFSSHPAVEAICKQHIEKTE, from the coding sequence ATGCCAAACACACTTAACTATAAACACCTGTATTATTTTTGGGTGATTGCCCGTGAAGGATCCCTGGCTAGCGCTAGTAAGACGCTTAATCTAGCGCCCCAAACCTTGAGTGGTCAACTGGCGACCTTGGAAGAGTCACTAGGAGGGTTACTGTTTAACCGACAAGGCAGGCAACTAACGCTGACTTATTTGGGTAAAACAGTCTTACGTTATGCTGACCAAATGTTTCAGGTAGCAGAAGAGCTTAAACAAGTCTCTGCAATGGTTACCAGTCGGCGCTCAATTCAGCTTTCGGTAGGGATATGCACCTCTATTCATAAGCTGGTGGCTTATCAATTACTGGAGCCAGCCCTATCGCTTGACCAAGAAGTAGCCCTGACGTGTAAGAGTGGCTCACTGGACTATTTGATGCAACAACTTGAAAGCCATCATCTTGATGTCGTTCTTGGAGATCAATTACCACCAGCCAAATCAGACAGATTAATGCACTGGTATGAGCTAGGTCAGTCAACCATCAGTATCTTTGCTGCGTCAGCACTGGCTGAAAGGTTACGCGATAACTTCCCTTTAAGCCTGGATAAACAACCCATTTTAGCGGCAACCTTTAACTCCCCTTATTTTCAGCAGCTGATGCAATGGCTGGGGCAGCAAGGGGTTAAACCCATCATTCGTGCCGAGGTGGATGATAGTGCTTTAATTAAAGTATTTGGTGCCAACGGCTTGGGTGCTTTTGCTGCCCCAACGGTGATTACTGATGAAGTGTGTCGGCAATACCAAGTTGAACTGGTGGCTAATATTGATGCAATCCAAGAAAAATTGTTTGCCATTACCCGCAACCGATTTTCCAGCCACCCTGCAGTAGAAGCCATTTGCAAACAACACATCGAAAAAACCGAATAA
- a CDS encoding DUF7352 domain-containing protein: MKTIHKYPLQEGINTLTLKQGFRIVRSEYLLIEKAVYLWIEEPLAVATPECSCQFKVVKTGEPIPENYVYLDTALDTLGPEAYHVYQLPAQEKQYQLSEVLQPPRKINQAALALLRQY, from the coding sequence ATGAAAACGATACATAAATATCCATTGCAAGAGGGTATTAACACCCTAACCTTGAAGCAAGGTTTTCGCATTGTCCGATCAGAATACCTGTTAATTGAAAAAGCCGTTTATCTATGGATTGAAGAGCCATTAGCGGTTGCAACGCCTGAATGCAGCTGCCAGTTTAAAGTTGTTAAAACGGGTGAACCGATACCTGAAAACTATGTATACCTTGACACCGCATTAGATACCTTAGGGCCAGAAGCGTACCATGTGTATCAGCTACCCGCCCAAGAAAAACAATATCAATTAAGTGAAGTGCTTCAACCACCTCGAAAAATCAATCAGGCCGCATTAGCCTTGTTACGGCAATATTAA